One part of the Vicia villosa cultivar HV-30 ecotype Madison, WI linkage group LG6, Vvil1.0, whole genome shotgun sequence genome encodes these proteins:
- the LOC131614769 gene encoding uncharacterized protein LOC131614769: protein MSSSDRADKLNLQHFDEKKLQQMYLCHKLYLKKRLLQKKNIRKFYSYEEFCKQLVEVCNLRAKYGLDPPKEPAKELIQSAPVNTGVDARKSYHASVYRASLQNDASRRSNKHSKVSGIAKGKGEAGEGGSRQHCVQEVTSSTINDRLSVEVEVCNLRAKYRLDPLKEPAKELIQSAPVNTGVDSRKSYHASVYRASLQSSASRRSNKHSKVSGKAKGKGVAGEGVSRQRCVQEVTRSTINDRLSVEKGKNKLWQNEDRLIRPTQGVVINEGMEGKRKRGGHREVDAGGNGKLKGKAIGSLEAPDAQSVDYEFTSISSNNNRVYTTIIVNQDEEYWVREVFDAKKMRKNVMQFPANVIDSCLLRQISNIVLLDCDKGEPYYCEIKKREEKKETYLCGAWFDYVRKADLKVGDKLHFVIRYPPVEEILVYVERRAATP, encoded by the exons ATGTCTTCTTCAGATAG AGCTGATAAACTCAatcttcaacattttgatgaaaaGAAACTTCAACAGATGTACCTATGTCATAAGTTGTATTTGAAAAAACGATTGCTCCAGAAAAAAAACATCAGGAAATTTTATAGCTACGAAGAATTTTGTAAACAGTTGGTAGAAGTGTGTAATCTTCGAGCAAAATACGGACTTGATCCACCAAAGGAACCTGCCAAGGAGCTCATTCAAAGTGCTCCAGTCAATACTGGTGTTGATGCAAGAAAAAGTTACCATGCATCTGTTTACAGAGCCTCTCTCCAAAATGATGCATCCAGGAG GAGTAATAAACACAGTAAGGTGTCGGGAATAGCGAAGGGAAAGGGTGAAGCTGGCGAGGGTGGTTCCAGACAACATTGTGTGCAAGAGGTTACCAGTTCTACGATCAACGACAGGCTCTCCGTGGAGGTGGAAGTGTGTAATCTTCGAGCAAAATACAGACTTGATCCACTAAAGGAACCTGCCAAGGAGCTCATTCAAAGTGCTCCAGTCAATACTGGTGTCGATTCAAGAAAAAGCTACCATGCATCTGTTTACAGGGCCTCTCTCCAATCATCTGCATCCAGGAG GAGTAATAAACATAGTAAGGTGTCGGGAAAAGCGAAGGGAAAGGGTGTAGCTGGCGAGGGGGTTTCCAGACAACGTTGTGTGCAAGAGGTTACCAGGTCTACGATCAACGACAGGCTCTccgtggagaaaggaaagaataaactTTGGCAGAACGAAGATAGGTTAATTCGTCCGACCCAAGGTGTGGTGATCAATGAGGGCATGGAAGGCAAACGCAAGAGAGGAGGTCATCGCGAAGTTGATGCCGGAGGTAACGGGAAACTAAAGGGTAAGGCTATAGGTTCTTTGGAAGCCCCCGATGCTCAAAGCGTCGACTATGAATTCACAAGTATATCATCCAACAACAATAG GGTGTACACTACGATCATTGTGAATCAGGATGAAGAGTATTGGGTTAGAGAAGTGTTTGATGCAAAGAAGATGCGCAAGAATGTGATG CAATTTCCAGCAAATGTGATTGATAGTTGCCTTCTCCGCCAAATTTCAAACATTGTTTTACTTGACTGTGATAAGGGTGAACCATACTACTGTGAGATAAAGAAGagggaagagaagaaggaaaCATATCTGTGTGGGGCGTGGTTTGATTACGTAAGGAAAGCTGATTTGAAGGTCGGTGACAAACTCCATTTTGTCATCCGATACCCACCGGTGGAGGAAATATTGGTATATGTTGAGCGTAGGGCTGCAACCCCATAG